One genomic window of Eptesicus fuscus isolate TK198812 chromosome 6, DD_ASM_mEF_20220401, whole genome shotgun sequence includes the following:
- the HAVCR2 gene encoding LOW QUALITY PROTEIN: hepatitis A virus cellular receptor 2 (The sequence of the model RefSeq protein was modified relative to this genomic sequence to represent the inferred CDS: inserted 2 bases in 1 codon) produces the protein MFSHLSFDCVLLWLLLLTRSLEGSPTATVGQNAYLPCHYSPTTSENLVPVCWGRGYCPVFQCQNTVLSTDGRDLSYQRSSRYQLKGNVHKGDVSLTIENVTLADSGTYCCRIQFSGIMNDKKSNLNLDIKPAKVTPAWTSWRAFTTAFPRMFTTEEHGSAETQTLETLHDKNQTQISTLADELQDSGYKTTRISVYIGAGIAAGLALVLIFGALILKFSGTHRDLYQFSLPGMLLLALXADLFSSFRADLQRYSHRKEKLQNSSLVTLANLPPPSGLENTVAEGMHSRENIYTIEENLYELEDPSSDYCYVISGQQF, from the exons ATGTTTTCACATCTTTCCTTCGACTGTGTCCTTCTGTGGCTGCTACTACTTACAA GGTCTTTGGAGGGGTCACCCACAGCCACGGTGGGTCAGAATGCTTATCTGCCCTGCCACTACTCTCCAACCACCTCTGAGAACCTCGTACCTGTGTGCTGGGGCAGGGGATACTGTCCTGTCTTTCAATGTCAGAATACAGTGCTCAGCACTGATGGAAGGGACTTGAGCTATCAGAGATCCAGCAGATACCAGCTAAAGGGAAATGTCCACAAAGGAGATGTGTCCTTGACCATAGAGAATGTGACTTTAGCTGACAGTGGGACTTATTGTTGCCGTATCCAATTCTCAGGCATAATGAATGATAAAAAATCAAACCTGAATTTGGACATCAAACCAG CCAAGGTCACCCCTGCTTGGACTTCATGGAGAGCCTTCACTACAGCCTTTCCAAGGATGTTCACCACCGAGGAACATGGCTCAG CAGAGACACAGACTCTGGAGACCCTCCATGATAAAAATCAAACA CAAATATCCACACTGGCAGATGAGTTACAAGACTCTGGTTACAAGACAACCAGAATAAGTGTCTATATTGGAGCAGGGATTGCTGCTGGGCTGGCTCTGGTTCTTATCTTTGGTGCTTTAATTCTCAAAT TTTCAGGCACTCACCGTGATCTTTATCagttttctctgcctggaatgctccttCTGGCTCT GGCTGACTTATTCTCCTCTTTCAGAGCTGACCTTCAAA GGTATTCTCATAGGAAAGAGAAGTTACAGAATTCCAG CCTCGTCACTTtggccaacctccctcctccctcagggtTAGAAAATACAGTAGCAGAGGGGATGCACTCAAGGGAAAACATCTATACAATTGAGGAGAACCTATATGAACTGGAGGACCCGTCTTCGGATTACTGCTATGTTATTAGTGGGCAGCAATTCTGA
- the LOC103291609 gene encoding eukaryotic translation initiation factor 1A, X-chromosomal, translating into MPKNKGKGGKNRRRGKNENESEKRELVFKEDGQEYAQVIKMLGNGRLEAMCFDGVKRLCHIRGKLRKKVWINTSDIILVGLRDYQDNKADVILKYNADEARSLKAYGELPEHAKINETDTFGPGDDDEIQFDDIGDDDEDIDDI; encoded by the coding sequence ATGCCCAAGAATAAAGGTAAAGGAGGTAAAAATAGACGTAGGGGTAAGAATGAAAACGAATCCGAAAAAAGAGAATTGGTGTTCAAAGAAGATGGGCAAGAATATGCTCAGGTAATCAAAATGTTGGGAAACGGACGCTTAGAAGCAATGTGCTTTGATGGTGTAAAGAGATTGTGTCACATcagagggaaactgaggaaaAAGGTTTGGATAAATACCTCAGACATAATATTAGTTGGTCTACGAGACTACCAGGATAATAAAGctgatgtaattttaaaatacaatgctGATGAAGCGAGAAGTCTGAAGGCATATGGCGAACTTCCGGAGCATGCCAAAATCAATGAAACTGATACATTTGGTCCTGGAGATGACGATGAAATCCAGTTTGATGACATTGGTGACGATGACGAAGACATTGATGATATCTAA